Proteins co-encoded in one Novipirellula artificiosorum genomic window:
- the rplR gene encoding 50S ribosomal protein L18: MDKNKKLLKKRIRRRQHVRNKLRGDAERPRLCVSRSLKHFSCQLVDDEAGKTLVSASTLDQSVRGDVGYGGNSEAAAKIGTLIAEKATAAGITSVRLDRGHNRYHGRVKAFADAAREAGLQF; this comes from the coding sequence CATTCGACGGCGACAGCACGTTCGCAACAAGTTACGTGGCGACGCGGAACGACCGCGGCTTTGTGTGAGTCGGTCGTTGAAGCATTTCAGTTGCCAGCTTGTCGATGACGAAGCGGGCAAGACCTTGGTCAGCGCAAGCACCTTGGATCAATCCGTTCGCGGAGATGTCGGTTACGGCGGTAACAGTGAGGCGGCAGCCAAGATCGGTACGTTGATTGCCGAGAAAGCGACGGCTGCGGGAATCACGAGTGTGCGATTGGATCGTGGACATAATCGGTACCACGGCCGAGTGAAAGCATTCGCCGACGCGGCACGCGAAGCTGGTTTGCAGTTTTAA
- the rpsE gene encoding 30S ribosomal protein S5 yields MSNGPRNKRNKGEENSLGDLLDRVVKIKRCAAVVKGGRRFSFAAMVVVGDGNGKVGWGYGKANEVPPSVQKAQKQASHSMIDVPLVEGTLPHQVWGRYGAAKVLLIPAGAGTGIIAGQAVRAVCEACGVHDILTKSYGTNNPVTLVKATVDALSKLRTREQVAALRGLEVEELTAAK; encoded by the coding sequence ATTAGTAACGGACCACGAAACAAGCGGAACAAAGGCGAAGAAAATTCGCTCGGCGACTTGCTCGATCGCGTCGTCAAAATTAAACGTTGTGCGGCCGTGGTTAAAGGTGGTCGTCGGTTTAGTTTTGCTGCGATGGTGGTTGTCGGTGACGGCAACGGCAAAGTCGGCTGGGGCTATGGCAAAGCCAATGAGGTTCCACCGAGCGTCCAGAAAGCTCAAAAACAAGCCAGTCATAGCATGATCGACGTGCCCTTGGTCGAAGGCACGCTTCCGCACCAAGTGTGGGGGCGGTATGGAGCGGCCAAGGTGCTGTTGATTCCGGCAGGTGCGGGTACCGGTATCATTGCCGGACAAGCGGTTCGCGCCGTTTGCGAAGCCTGTGGCGTGCACGATATTTTGACCAAGTCGTACGGCACCAATAACCCGGTGACACTTGTCAAAGCAACCGTCGATGCATTGTCCAAGCTGAGGACACGCGAGCAAGTCGCGGCGCTTCGCGGACTCGAGGTCGAAGAGTTGACCGCTGCAAAGTAG
- the rplO gene encoding 50S ribosomal protein L15, which produces MNLNDVHRGITKHRKRKRIGRGPGSGTGKTSGRGHKGHKSRSGYSRKPNFQGGAMPMFRRVPKRGFNNKWSVDVFAVNVGKLNEAFDDGAEVTLQELAAKDLAKGSFDEVKILGDGELTKKLTVSAHRFSKSAEEKITAAGGTINKLAPKREPAERVAALKQEREAAKK; this is translated from the coding sequence ATGAACCTTAACGACGTCCATCGCGGGATAACCAAGCACCGCAAACGCAAACGCATCGGGCGTGGTCCCGGTAGCGGTACGGGTAAGACATCCGGCCGTGGTCACAAGGGGCACAAGAGCCGTAGTGGGTACAGTCGAAAACCCAACTTCCAAGGCGGTGCGATGCCGATGTTCCGGCGCGTTCCCAAGCGAGGCTTTAACAACAAATGGTCCGTCGACGTGTTCGCGGTCAACGTTGGCAAGTTGAACGAAGCATTCGATGACGGTGCCGAAGTGACCCTGCAAGAATTGGCGGCCAAGGACTTGGCAAAAGGTAGTTTTGATGAGGTGAAGATCCTCGGCGATGGCGAATTGACCAAGAAGCTGACCGTTTCGGCTCATCGATTCAGCAAGAGTGCCGAAGAGAAGATCACGGCTGCCGGAGGGACGATCAATAAGTTGGCCCCAAAACGAGAGCCAGCCGAACGCGTTGCGGCGCTCAAGCAAGAACGCGAAGCTGCGAAAAAGTAG
- the secY gene encoding preprotein translocase subunit SecY → MFEKLRIIFSIPELRKKVLLTIGLLAVYRIGFHIPLPMIATNMGDTVGGGAADFFEKVSVFAASDLRQATIFGLGIMPYISASIIFQLLGSVYKPLEELKKEGEAGRKKLNEYTRYLTVFICVIQSYMYLKFMLMAGGSTGYGNINPNFLNADATGLFFGWQIVAVLVMTCGTVFLMWLGEQIDEYGIGNGISLLIMAGILARMPQALYELIRNMKTELTGLSRGQVGIETLILLVLLFVGVVFGVVFITLGQRKIPTQSAKFTRGRRVYGGTRQHLPLRINQAGVMPIIFASSLLMIPGVMFGFLAARFESGGTLFNFLNLSSLTLSDQSSYIFNLLYVALIFFFCFFWTAITFNPKEMSDNLRDSGTFIPGYRPGKRTTDYLEKVMVRITYVGAAFLSIVAIVPTIVYGSLGVPYSIAGFYGGTGLLIAVSVAFDLVQKIDSHLVMRNYRGLLEGAGGGVTPVV, encoded by the coding sequence ATGTTTGAGAAACTACGAATCATTTTTTCGATTCCCGAACTTCGTAAGAAGGTACTTCTGACGATCGGCTTGTTGGCCGTTTATCGGATCGGTTTCCACATCCCGTTGCCGATGATCGCAACCAATATGGGCGATACGGTGGGCGGTGGAGCCGCCGACTTCTTTGAGAAGGTCAGCGTGTTTGCTGCCAGCGATCTACGGCAAGCGACCATTTTTGGTCTCGGCATCATGCCCTATATCTCGGCATCGATTATTTTCCAGCTTCTCGGCAGCGTCTACAAGCCGCTCGAGGAACTCAAGAAAGAAGGCGAAGCTGGACGCAAAAAACTCAACGAATACACCCGTTATTTGACCGTCTTCATTTGTGTGATCCAGAGCTACATGTACTTGAAGTTCATGTTGATGGCGGGTGGCAGTACGGGCTACGGAAACATCAACCCCAACTTTTTGAATGCTGATGCAACCGGCTTGTTTTTCGGTTGGCAAATTGTCGCCGTCTTGGTGATGACCTGTGGTACGGTGTTCTTGATGTGGCTGGGTGAACAGATTGACGAATACGGGATCGGCAATGGGATCAGCCTGCTGATCATGGCGGGGATCTTGGCTCGAATGCCTCAGGCGTTGTATGAGCTGATTCGAAACATGAAGACCGAGTTGACCGGGTTGAGCCGGGGGCAAGTCGGGATCGAAACCTTGATTCTGCTGGTCCTGCTTTTTGTAGGCGTCGTTTTTGGTGTCGTCTTCATTACGCTTGGTCAACGCAAGATACCGACGCAATCGGCAAAGTTCACTCGAGGTCGCCGTGTCTATGGTGGGACTCGCCAACATTTGCCGCTTCGTATCAATCAAGCAGGGGTCATGCCGATCATTTTCGCAAGTAGTTTGCTAATGATTCCCGGTGTGATGTTCGGTTTTCTGGCTGCTCGATTCGAAAGTGGAGGAACCCTGTTTAACTTCTTAAACCTATCCAGTTTGACGCTGAGCGATCAGTCCTCGTACATCTTTAACCTGCTGTACGTCGCCCTGATCTTCTTCTTCTGTTTCTTCTGGACAGCGATTACCTTCAACCCGAAGGAAATGTCAGACAACCTGCGAGATAGCGGAACGTTTATCCCTGGTTATCGGCCGGGCAAGCGAACGACGGACTACCTTGAAAAGGTGATGGTTCGAATCACCTATGTCGGAGCCGCGTTCTTGTCGATCGTCGCGATTGTTCCGACCATCGTTTACGGATCGCTTGGTGTCCCCTATTCGATCGCCGGTTTTTACGGTGGGACAGGCTTGCTGATTGCCGTCAGCGTGGCCTTTGACCTCGTACAAAAGATCGACTCGCATCTCGTCATGCGAAACTATCGTGGCTTGCTCGAAGGTGCGGGTGGCGGAGTCACGCCGGTCGTATAG
- the cls gene encoding cardiolipin synthase produces METVLDFFRNWSTLTTLSVVVLAIQVLAIWSAFHALRYVRTSQAVVAWVVALITLPFLALPLYWVFARHRFEGYREAIRDTGERHLMSVKAIRRELLTPTDTQSTKLDSPLEHVADVLDTPISHGNQFQLIVNGDAFFDEVDSQIRTAQRYIYAAFYIIRDDEVGNRFADALIERAEAGVAVRLLYDEVGCLRLSKHYLARLSRAGVDVRAFNTRQGFVNRFQINFRNHRKMLVIDGLRAIVGGLNVGNEYVGKASWISDWRDTAVLVRGRVARKVQAVFAGDYYWAARCDLPEADWSEDLDAGDSATCSTGLAAVCATGPADLRPRATMMFSAAIGAARQRVWIATPYLVPDDASMVALSMAIARGVDVRILIPSVADQWPVYLAGFYYERELAEVGIPVYRYKEGLMHQKCMLIDDALVLVGSTNLDNRSLYLNFELMLAIQDPEFINEFRTMLENDFAESTHTNGSGKPLRPWLSRVGTAIARLFSPVL; encoded by the coding sequence ATGGAAACCGTGCTTGATTTTTTCCGAAACTGGTCAACGCTCACGACGCTTTCGGTCGTTGTCTTGGCGATCCAGGTTTTGGCGATCTGGTCGGCTTTTCATGCTCTACGATACGTTCGTACCTCTCAAGCGGTCGTGGCCTGGGTGGTGGCCTTGATCACCTTGCCGTTCTTGGCACTGCCACTCTACTGGGTTTTTGCGCGACATCGTTTTGAAGGGTATCGCGAAGCGATCCGCGACACCGGTGAGCGACATCTGATGTCAGTGAAAGCCATCCGTCGCGAATTGCTAACGCCGACGGATACGCAGTCGACGAAGCTCGATTCGCCACTTGAGCATGTTGCGGATGTCTTGGACACGCCGATATCGCACGGCAATCAGTTTCAATTGATCGTCAATGGCGATGCCTTTTTCGACGAGGTGGACTCGCAGATCCGCACTGCGCAGCGCTACATCTATGCTGCTTTCTATATCATCCGCGATGATGAAGTGGGTAACCGTTTTGCGGACGCATTGATTGAGCGTGCCGAAGCGGGAGTGGCCGTGCGTTTGTTGTACGACGAGGTTGGTTGTTTGCGGTTGTCAAAGCACTACCTTGCTCGGCTGAGCCGGGCGGGGGTCGATGTGCGAGCGTTCAACACGCGTCAAGGTTTCGTGAACCGCTTTCAAATCAATTTTCGAAATCATCGAAAAATGTTGGTCATTGATGGTCTTCGGGCGATTGTCGGTGGTTTGAACGTTGGCAATGAGTATGTGGGGAAAGCCAGCTGGATTTCTGATTGGCGTGACACGGCGGTTCTGGTCCGAGGCAGAGTCGCTCGCAAGGTCCAAGCGGTCTTCGCCGGTGACTACTACTGGGCCGCTCGCTGTGATCTGCCAGAAGCCGATTGGAGTGAGGATCTGGATGCCGGCGATTCCGCGACCTGCTCAACTGGACTGGCAGCCGTTTGTGCAACGGGCCCGGCCGATTTGCGGCCGCGAGCGACGATGATGTTCTCCGCAGCGATCGGTGCGGCTCGTCAGCGTGTTTGGATCGCGACTCCGTACCTTGTGCCAGATGATGCGTCGATGGTTGCACTTTCGATGGCAATCGCACGTGGTGTGGACGTCCGGATCCTGATCCCGTCGGTCGCGGATCAATGGCCGGTCTATCTGGCGGGGTTCTACTATGAGCGCGAACTGGCGGAAGTTGGCATTCCCGTTTATCGCTACAAAGAAGGGTTGATGCACCAGAAATGCATGCTCATCGACGACGCTTTGGTCTTGGTGGGCTCAACGAACTTGGATAACCGATCGTTGTACTTGAACTTTGAGCTAATGTTGGCGATTCAAGATCCAGAGTTCATTAATGAATTTCGAACCATGTTGGAAAACGACTTTGCGGAGTCGACCCATACCAACGGTTCGGGGAAACCACTGCGTCCTTGGCTCTCGCGGGTCGGCACCGCGATTGCCAGGTTGTTCAGCCCCGTACTCTAA
- the serS gene encoding serine--tRNA ligase: MLDRKYIIQNAEAVAENCRRRGVDCDIEKIVSLEEQRLAKLQLTQDLNRQANEVSKKIGPAKDAAERQQWIEKGRELRDQKDAAQREQDELEAQVIELQTVIPNLTHPDAPTGGEEDANELSLGKTPKPRFDFQPLDHLKIGEKHDLFDFESGARVAGAGFYFLRNAAVRIDLALQQFAIQFLADRGFTPVTTPDLALTSVLQGTGFNPRGPETQIYSIENTELNLVATAEIPLGGMMSGQTLDVETLPLRLCGLSHCFRTEAGAAGRASKGLYRVHQFTKVEMFAFAAPDQSDSLHEEMRQLECELFDALEVPYRVIDTASGDLGGPAYRKYDLEAWMPGRGEGGEWGEVTSTSNCTDYQARRLNVRFKRPGQKGTEFVHTLNGTAVATGRAMIAILENQQQADGSINIPNVLRPWVGCDSLKA; encoded by the coding sequence ATGCTCGACCGAAAATACATTATTCAAAACGCAGAAGCGGTTGCCGAAAATTGCCGTCGCCGAGGTGTCGATTGCGACATCGAAAAAATCGTCTCGCTCGAAGAACAGCGGCTTGCGAAGCTGCAGCTCACTCAAGATCTGAATCGCCAAGCCAACGAGGTCAGCAAGAAGATCGGCCCCGCCAAGGATGCTGCGGAACGCCAGCAATGGATCGAGAAAGGACGAGAGCTGCGTGATCAAAAGGACGCAGCCCAGCGGGAGCAAGACGAGTTGGAGGCTCAAGTGATCGAGCTTCAAACCGTGATCCCCAACCTGACGCATCCCGACGCACCAACCGGTGGTGAGGAAGACGCCAACGAGTTGTCGCTCGGAAAAACGCCGAAGCCTCGCTTTGACTTCCAACCTCTCGATCACTTGAAAATCGGTGAAAAGCACGATTTGTTCGATTTTGAATCGGGCGCTCGGGTGGCCGGGGCCGGCTTCTATTTCTTGCGAAACGCCGCAGTCCGAATCGATTTGGCGCTACAGCAGTTTGCGATCCAGTTTCTCGCCGACCGCGGCTTCACGCCCGTCACGACGCCTGACTTGGCCCTGACCAGCGTGCTGCAGGGAACCGGGTTCAATCCTCGGGGTCCGGAAACTCAAATCTACAGCATCGAGAACACCGAGTTGAACTTGGTTGCAACCGCCGAAATACCACTCGGTGGGATGATGTCCGGGCAGACCCTCGATGTCGAAACCTTGCCACTTCGGCTATGTGGCCTAAGTCATTGTTTCCGCACCGAGGCCGGGGCGGCCGGACGGGCTTCAAAAGGCTTGTATCGCGTCCATCAATTCACCAAGGTCGAGATGTTTGCCTTTGCTGCACCCGACCAAAGCGACAGCCTTCACGAAGAAATGCGACAGCTGGAATGCGAGCTCTTCGATGCTCTGGAGGTTCCCTACCGTGTGATCGATACGGCCAGCGGAGATCTCGGTGGCCCAGCGTACCGCAAATACGATCTGGAAGCATGGATGCCGGGCCGCGGTGAGGGGGGTGAGTGGGGCGAAGTCACCAGCACGAGCAATTGCACCGATTACCAAGCGCGTCGCTTGAATGTCCGATTTAAACGCCCCGGACAAAAAGGAACAGAGTTTGTCCATACGCTCAATGGAACGGCGGTCGCAACCGGTCGGGCCATGATCGCGATCCTAGAAAACCAGCAACAAGCCGACGGTTCGATCAATATCCCGAACGTCTTGCGTCCCTGGGTCGGATGCGATTCGCTCAAGGCATAA
- a CDS encoding dipeptidase, whose translation MTSSNILDALDSAQDRHLAELIEWLKIPSVSSDSTRKTETAAAARWVADKLQASGLATETMCTDGHPLVLAETPAISGAPIALVYGHYDVQPAEPLEDWVSGAFEPTIRDGNLYARGATDDKGQVLTHIQSVCDWMATGQPLPLQIKFLIEGEEEVGSGNLERMMPSLRERLACDCVVISDSSQYAKNQPAITYGLRGIATYELKIQGPTQDLHSGSFGGAVMNPAIALCHLLSSMVDDGGRIQIDGYYDDVAPLSDAERAAWAKLPQSDKQFAKEVGVDALFGEAGFTTDERRWGRPTFDINGLTSGHQGEGVKTIIPATASAKISFRLVPHQDPKKLTESLERHIEKHLAVGVRASLKPDHGAPGMAADPESRYAKAAARAIESAFGTAPVMIREGGSIPIVIRFQDVLQCDCLLLGWGLSDDNTHSPNEKFCVQDYYRGIKASAMLWAELGKLNQA comes from the coding sequence ATGACATCTTCTAACATCTTAGACGCTTTAGACTCGGCCCAAGATCGTCACCTGGCTGAGTTGATTGAGTGGTTGAAAATCCCTAGTGTTAGCAGCGATTCGACGCGAAAAACCGAGACCGCCGCCGCCGCCCGCTGGGTCGCCGACAAGCTGCAAGCGTCGGGCCTTGCTACTGAAACCATGTGCACTGATGGCCATCCTCTGGTGCTTGCTGAAACCCCCGCGATTTCTGGGGCTCCGATCGCGCTCGTTTATGGACACTATGATGTTCAGCCGGCCGAACCGTTGGAGGACTGGGTTTCAGGAGCCTTCGAACCGACGATTCGTGACGGGAATCTGTACGCCCGTGGCGCGACCGACGACAAGGGCCAAGTTCTGACACACATCCAAAGTGTCTGCGATTGGATGGCGACCGGGCAACCGCTGCCGCTACAAATCAAATTTCTGATCGAAGGCGAAGAGGAGGTCGGCAGCGGGAATTTGGAACGGATGATGCCCAGCCTACGTGAGCGTTTGGCCTGCGATTGCGTCGTGATCAGCGATAGCAGCCAGTATGCCAAAAACCAGCCAGCCATCACTTACGGGCTGCGAGGCATTGCAACCTACGAGTTAAAAATCCAGGGCCCCACTCAGGACCTGCACAGTGGTTCGTTTGGGGGTGCCGTGATGAACCCGGCCATCGCACTGTGTCATTTGCTGTCGTCGATGGTCGATGACGGCGGGCGAATTCAAATCGATGGCTACTATGACGACGTTGCCCCACTGAGCGATGCAGAACGCGCGGCCTGGGCCAAGTTACCTCAATCCGACAAGCAGTTCGCCAAGGAAGTCGGCGTCGATGCGTTGTTTGGCGAAGCGGGGTTCACGACCGACGAACGACGGTGGGGACGTCCGACCTTCGACATCAATGGTCTCACCTCAGGCCATCAAGGCGAGGGAGTCAAAACGATCATTCCCGCAACCGCCTCGGCCAAGATCAGCTTCCGATTGGTCCCCCATCAAGATCCGAAAAAGCTCACCGAGTCGCTCGAGCGACACATCGAGAAGCACCTTGCCGTCGGAGTGCGTGCGAGCTTAAAACCCGATCACGGTGCCCCCGGCATGGCAGCGGACCCCGAAAGCCGATATGCCAAAGCGGCGGCTCGTGCGATTGAGTCTGCCTTCGGCACGGCCCCCGTCATGATTCGTGAAGGTGGCTCGATCCCCATCGTGATACGTTTTCAAGACGTCCTCCAGTGCGACTGCCTGCTCCTTGGTTGGGGATTGTCCGACGACAACACGCACAGCCCGAATGAAAAATTTTGCGTCCAAGACTACTACCGTGGCATCAAAGCGTCCGCGATGCTTTGGGCTGAACTAGGAAAGCTAAACCAAGCGTAA
- a CDS encoding ATP-dependent Clp protease adaptor ClpS: MADHQAAVAEPEITEPQVARPKYASEQKQETKKQPRYSVLLWDDADHSYDYVVLMMKSLFRHPIETGFQIAKEVDASGKAVCLTTTLEHAELKRDQIHAFGKDELIARCKGSMSATIEPVNE; this comes from the coding sequence ATGGCAGATCATCAAGCAGCAGTCGCTGAGCCGGAAATTACCGAACCCCAAGTGGCTCGTCCGAAGTACGCGAGTGAACAAAAGCAGGAAACCAAGAAGCAGCCTCGTTACAGCGTGCTTCTGTGGGACGACGCCGACCACAGCTACGATTATGTGGTGCTGATGATGAAGAGTCTGTTCCGCCATCCCATCGAGACCGGTTTCCAAATCGCCAAGGAAGTGGATGCCTCGGGTAAGGCGGTTTGTTTGACGACGACGTTGGAGCACGCGGAACTTAAGAGAGACCAAATTCACGCTTTTGGAAAAGACGAATTGATCGCGCGTTGCAAGGGCAGCATGTCGGCGACGATCGAACCCGTCAACGAGTAG
- the mtaB gene encoding tRNA (N(6)-L-threonylcarbamoyladenosine(37)-C(2))-methylthiotransferase MtaB, with product MSAKLRVATLGCKVNQYETELVRQGLQRIGFTDCSDSERADVCVVNTCTVTAEGDSKSRQIVRRLARQNPQAKIVVMGCYATRAPEEVGALPGVTEVVTDKREIPDLLSRFGVVDVPTGLDGFSGRHRAYVKVQDGCLLRCSYCIIPYVRPKLESRPLEHIVEEVRRLVDAGHREVVLTGIHLGHYGVDWNRNKPKPQWIRLTHLLRRLCQLSGDFRIRLSSIEATEVTRELIAVMKDHGDRIVPHLHLCLQSGSDSVLRRMRRRWGTRMFLDRCRLFREAIDRPAISTDVIVGFPGETEAEFEQTLETCRHAGFSKIHVFPYSQRRGTPAAEMQDQVPKSLRSERVASLGEVERQLRANYFKSLVGSEVELLTESQKPIVRIGNSIEREQLLRGTTCRYAAAELVERAGHDCHSETGRLVKVQVTDSDSDRLIVTRTPG from the coding sequence ATGAGCGCAAAGCTTCGAGTTGCAACGCTGGGGTGCAAAGTCAACCAGTACGAAACGGAATTGGTTCGTCAGGGACTCCAGCGGATCGGGTTTACCGATTGCAGCGACTCCGAGCGGGCAGATGTCTGCGTCGTCAACACCTGCACCGTCACCGCCGAAGGGGATTCAAAGAGCCGTCAGATTGTCCGACGGTTGGCCCGGCAAAATCCGCAAGCGAAAATCGTGGTGATGGGGTGCTACGCGACGCGTGCTCCCGAGGAGGTCGGCGCCTTGCCAGGAGTGACCGAGGTGGTCACCGACAAGCGAGAGATTCCCGATTTGCTGAGTCGATTTGGCGTGGTCGACGTCCCAACGGGATTAGATGGTTTTTCCGGTCGACATCGGGCTTATGTCAAAGTTCAAGACGGGTGCCTGCTGCGATGCAGTTACTGCATCATCCCCTACGTGCGACCGAAGTTGGAGAGTCGTCCACTGGAACACATTGTTGAGGAAGTGCGACGGTTGGTGGATGCGGGGCACCGCGAAGTGGTTCTTACGGGCATCCATCTCGGACATTACGGTGTCGATTGGAATCGCAACAAGCCCAAGCCGCAGTGGATTCGCTTGACCCATTTGTTACGCCGACTTTGTCAGCTTTCGGGGGATTTTCGGATTCGATTGAGTAGCATTGAGGCGACGGAAGTGACCCGTGAATTGATTGCGGTGATGAAGGATCATGGCGATCGCATCGTTCCTCATTTGCATCTTTGTCTGCAAAGTGGCAGCGATTCGGTGCTGCGCCGGATGCGGCGGCGTTGGGGAACGAGGATGTTTCTTGATCGCTGTCGGTTGTTTCGTGAAGCAATCGATCGTCCTGCTATTTCGACCGATGTGATTGTCGGTTTTCCTGGCGAAACGGAGGCTGAATTTGAGCAGACGCTCGAAACATGCCGCCATGCTGGATTTTCAAAGATCCACGTGTTCCCCTACAGCCAACGTCGTGGAACGCCAGCCGCGGAGATGCAGGACCAGGTTCCCAAGTCGCTGCGCAGCGAGCGCGTCGCAAGCTTGGGAGAGGTCGAACGGCAACTTCGAGCAAACTACTTTAAGAGCTTGGTTGGTTCGGAGGTGGAACTGTTGACCGAGTCGCAAAAGCCGATCGTACGAATCGGTAACTCGATCGAGCGGGAGCAACTACTGCGAGGAACGACGTGTCGTTATGCCGCTGCGGAGTTGGTCGAAAGGGCTGGGCATGATTGCCACAGCGAAACGGGACGATTGGTGAAGGTTCAGGTCACCGATTCCGATAGCGATCGATTGATCGTCACCCGGACCCCGGGCTAG
- a CDS encoding RNA polymerase sigma factor has translation MSLSEVDRQLLQRCLDRAPRAWQNFADRFLGLVVHVANHTAASRGVSLDASTRDDLVSEVFLQIIANDFGVLRRFRRNCSLATYLTVISRRVIARRLAASQRTPLPASHLDSVASGGNGHHGRVEAQARMEDREQVQQLMLRLDPQEANVVRMYHLEGKTYQEISQVVGMAENSIGPVLSRARAKMRGASENQS, from the coding sequence GTGAGTCTTTCCGAGGTTGACCGTCAGCTTCTTCAGAGGTGCTTGGATCGCGCTCCGCGCGCGTGGCAAAACTTTGCTGATCGATTTCTTGGGCTTGTCGTTCACGTTGCAAACCACACTGCGGCATCACGAGGCGTTTCACTCGATGCATCGACCCGCGATGATTTGGTCTCCGAAGTCTTCCTGCAAATCATTGCCAATGACTTTGGAGTGCTCCGACGTTTCCGTCGCAACTGTTCTTTGGCGACCTACCTGACCGTCATTTCGCGACGCGTCATCGCTCGGCGACTGGCCGCTTCGCAGAGAACTCCGCTGCCGGCGAGTCATTTGGACTCGGTCGCTTCCGGAGGAAATGGTCACCATGGGCGAGTCGAAGCCCAGGCCAGAATGGAGGACCGCGAGCAAGTCCAGCAACTGATGCTTCGTCTTGATCCGCAAGAAGCCAACGTGGTGCGAATGTACCATTTAGAAGGCAAAACGTACCAAGAGATCAGCCAAGTGGTTGGCATGGCGGAAAACAGCATCGGCCCCGTTTTAAGCCGAGCCAGGGCGAAGATGCGTGGCGCCAGCGAAAACCAGTCCTAG